Genomic DNA from Chelonia mydas isolate rCheMyd1 chromosome 6, rCheMyd1.pri.v2, whole genome shotgun sequence:
ATCTGGGAGGGTGACCGGTCCATGGAAGTGGGGAGGCTGTTATGGACTTAGGAGACACCAATTACCGAGCAGGAGTAACAGCATGAAGCCCAGTAGCGTCAGCGGAGCAGAAGCTAGGAAATGCTTTGCGGGACAGGGAGCACAGTTCTCCAACACACACCCGTGCCCCTCTCCAATTCCCTACCCAGGGCGCTCACCAGAAGGGCCCCTTCCCTTTGGCTAtgctgtgctgggggggctggggaacatACTCAGAACATCTCTGGCCCCGAAGGTTGGGCCCACAGGGCAAACTGTAGTGGAACCTGAGGTGGCCGCGTTTCAGGTAGCACTCCCTGTGATGGGGCCCCccagacttcagtgggatgtTGCAGGCCCCGAGCAGGTCATCATCCCAGCCATTGTCTTCGTCCCAGACCTCGACACGGAGCTGGCTGGCGTCAGTGACACGGACAGAGCCAAAGTCCATGTGACTGTTCCAGACAGGGCTTTTTCGGTTCCAGATGGTGACAGTCCGGCTCTCTCTCCTGTCAAAGAAGATCTTGACGTAGGCATCCGTAGCTGTGAGAGTGTCACCCCGCAGATCACTGGCCCACTCCACAGTCACCGTCAGTCTTGCCAGGCCCCGCTCCCGTGAACAGCACATGGTGTTGGTGGAGCTGTTCCCGGGGCAGACGCAGGAGCAGGGGTCGAGGACGCTACACCGGGTCCCCGCTGGGCAGCTCTTGGTGCAATCCACGCGCAGGGCCCTCTCACGGATGTACTCGCTCACTGCCtgccccagcgcctcccgcttGGGGTCGTCCTGCCCCAACAAGGTGTGGATCGGCCTCAAGGAGTAGGTGAGCAGGCCAGGGAGGGACTTCAAGGTTTTTACCCAGTCTGAGAAGACCCCAACGTAATTCTTGGAGAAGAACAGGTCGTCGGTGTTTTGCCCTCCTTCTTCCTCCGCATAGCGCTCCCGGTACGTCTTGTGGAAGCTCTGTTGGAATTTCACTCTCTTATTCTCCTTGCAGTTGTTGAAGATGGACTGGTCTGAGCCCACCCCGGTATTCACGGCCACCTCCATGCTCAGACAGTCCTTAATCTCATTGACAGTCAGCCCATCCAGTGCCGCCTGGCAGACCTGCACCGCAGTCACGTCCCGCACCCGGCCTCCCAGCGACGCCTGGGTCACATAGTGGGTGCCGTAGGTGTGAATCAGATGATGGTACTCCAGCTGGGAGGCCTTGTTGTACAGGCTAGGAAGGTTCTTCACCGCCAGgacaaaatgaccagtgagtggagGTTTTCCGCTGATCCCGAACCTGCCCCAGGGATCCAAGGAATTTATGAGAGAGTTAGAAAATCCCCAATAGCCAGCCCGGCCCAGATCAGAGCTGCGAccctagaggagaaaggcccctGTCccattcctccacccagcacaGCACGGCTTCCAAACCTGTGACCAGATCACAGCTGGTGCCCCTAGAGGGCAAAAGACCTTGTCCCATTCCCCCAACCCCTGGAACTGccagtcccccccaccctggggccagatcagaccTGGGCCCCACAGAGGGGAAAAGCTGTGTCCTATTCCCAACCCctttgagccagccagtcccttgccctggggccggatctcAGCCAGCACCCCTGTGGCTCAGGTGTGACCCTAACAGCACCCCAATGCCAGAGGACAAGGGCTCCCTGGTATCTGGTAGTGAgtctcagctggcctgaccagttcagtgtaCCCCACCTCACTCATGTCATCACCTGAATCTAAAAGGGGCCACGTAAGCTATCGACAGCAAGCTAATGCCACGCTGCTCATTGCTATCAGTGTGAGGCGTCTCTATGGAAGACACACCCAAACATGCATACGGGTGGGAAATTCTGTTATCAGAGTGCGCCTGCCAGGCAGGGCGATAGGTACTCCACCCTCAACAAAAAACTGTGGTTCTGTCCCTGGAAGGCATCTCCAAGGCGCAGTAAGAGACAAGGGGACTGCAAATGAGGGTCAACAGGACCATTAAGTCGGCAGGGGGAGGAGAGTACAGGAAACAGATCGATTTGCATTTTAGCAACCCCAAGCAGGGGAAGAAACCAGTAAGGACTTTCCTTGGCCAGCTGACTCCACgtcaccttcctcacagcttggGTGGACTTTACAAAGGCGGGGTGACCGTAAGGAGAATCCATtgcaaaggttcactggactatcaAGGGAAGGGCTGAGGACCCCAAATGATCTTTCACTTAAGAAGAGAAAGGACCCAAACACAATGGACTCGGTGGGAGATCTCGACCAGAGGGGTGGTCAACCATCTCGCTGGAAGGTAGATTGATAAGGAAACTGCCTTGCACAAAGGTTGTGCCTTGTTTTGTTACATCTTAGCCACCAGAAAGCGCTTTTCACTTTGCTTGTAATCACTCTTGTCCTTATCCCTTGTGCTTGACCTCACTCACCCTCCTCTCTCCCTTACTTCAGAAACTTGCTAACCCCACCCTGTGCTGTGTTTGACGTAAAGTGCATGTGAACTCCAGTTAGCCCGGCAAGCTGCTGAGTGTTgtatctttaaaggaacaaagGAACCTTAATACTCTCCGAATGGGCCACAAGAGGGATGGAGATTGCAAAGCACACGGTTTGGGGGACACTTGGGATGGGAAGCATGTTGGGGTCATCGACCAGCGTGTGGCTGGGGGGTAACATgcaggctgctgggatcagagctGATTCACGCACAGATACTCACTGCTGGCTCGTGGGGCGTCCAGAGAAGGGACTCAGAGAGGCAGAGCCTCTTGAAGCATTTAGGGCTACAGGTCAGGCAGTGACACAATCCCTCACTGGCCTGGATCGCACCCCAGAACGAGACAGCCCCCTACAAGGGAAAGGCCCTGGATGGCTGAGTGGTACCACTGTGCAGCTGtttcccagctgccccacccaagaggtggctgcatctcagcactggcTGAGCCACGCTGGTGTGACATCACTGTGCACGTGTTACTCATTTGCCcgtccccagagccagctgcattcAGTGCCAGATGAGCCATCCCCATGCTGGGAGGTGTCCGGGCTGCTGCTTACCTGTAATATGGGCAGGAAACCTCATGGCTCACAAAGGTGTATTTGTCCTTCCGCGACTTCTGCGTGACGAATTCGGCCAGTTTGGAAcgtgagcctgccagccccacctggACATTAACCTTGGGCACCACGGGCACTTTCAGCCCCACCTTCCAGTCGTTCTGCACCACGGACGCCGCGGACTCCATCATGCCCATGGCCGACTGCTGCACCGAGCTGCTGAGCTTTCGTTGGCACGAGACGCGGACCCTCCAGTCCACCGCGGCCAGCGGcagcctctgccactggcctccCTGCAGCGGGTTCCGGCACAGGGTGCAGGTGCCATTCGGGCCACGCCACTGGCTGGTGTCCAGCACGTGGGCCCCCGTCCGGCCCAGTGTGGTCACGtcaatcccctcccccactagGCTGTGCCCGGGCACGAAGGTTGCATTCATGCATGCAGCCGCCGTGCCTGTCTGGCATTCGGGGGAGACcacggggaggaggaagaggaggaggaggagggtgcagGCACTAGGTTTGGGCATGGCTGGTATGATGCGGTCCCTGGCGCAGGAGTCAGCGTCAGTCTCCAAAACCCCTacagggagagacagaaaagagaTCCTGCATGAATCATAATTCAGTAGCAGGTAGTTCCATGGGTTAACCTGGTTATATGGCGAGCCAGAGGCATCCAATTGCCATTGGCTCTGTCAACCATATCTTATATCACACCTGGAACCTGGTGGCTTTATGCAAATGACACAGTGACCGATTTGCATGTCTGAACATGCATTTGTTAATTTGCAtaaccccacccctttcccttgCCGTCGTTGTAGCTGTCACTCGCCACTAGGGGGAGGAGATTGTTGCACATACCCTGTAAGTTGCAATTACATTCAGTGTGCTGCTGTTCTGTCTGGGTCTGGCCAGTAGGGGGCGGTGCGTTCCCACACAAAATCCAGGGCTTGCTAGACATTAGTCCCCAGCTGGTTGGTAGCGAGGCCAGCGAGCGCTGGGACCACACTGGGCATCACTGGCCTCACCACAGAAACTGCTGGGGCCCCCTAGTGGACATGCCGAGTGGCGGATTTGGTTACATTTAGCCACCGATTGAGGGTCATATTCTAGGGTTTCtttagcccaatcagagctgcttcTAGCCCAGTGTGCCATGTCTAACAGAAGCCAATTGGCCCTGCCCCTCATTGATCAGAGGTGGGTTCAGATCGTGAAGCATCAGATTTATATCCCATTAAACACACATATTTAAAACCTTTagcatcatagattcatagattcatagatatttaggtcagaagggaccattatgatcatctagtctgacctcctgcacaatgcaggccacagaatttcacccaccactcccacaaaaaaacctcacacctatatctgtgctattgaagtcctcaaattgtagtttaaagacctcaaggagcagagaatcctccagcaagtgatccgtgccccatgctacagaggaaggcgaaaaacctccagggccttccaatctgccctggaggaaaattccttcccgaccccaaatatggcgatcagctaaaccctgagcatatgggcaagattcatcagccagatactacagataCTGATCATAATTCTGGATCTCCCATTCTCCAGGGAAAGGTCCTGTATAGAATCCTGATAAACTCTTGGCCTTAGTCCTATCCTgtgtcaatgagttccacgggttatGCGGAGATTTCAGGACAGTATTTTCAATGCATATTTAGTGCAGTGGGTTCCTGGTCCATCACCGGGGTTCCCAGGTGCATccataatacaaatagtaaataatgacAATTTCTTTCCAGGCAGGTAGCTGGCTGTTCTGACTTGCTACTGAGAATGCAGAAGAGAGCTTATAGAAATGTTAGACTTGTCCTTAAGCAGTGGAAatggaggcaggactcctgggttctattcttggctctgacaCAGACAAGAGTGATGTTGGACAAGCCTCtgaatctctctgggcctcagtttcgccatcagtaaaatggggagaatgatccTGCCTTTGTCAGGTTAGAGCATcggctcttcaggacagggactgtctctccctgtgtgtctgggcgTCACCCATCCCGGTGGGGTCCCGATCTCAGTCAGTGGGGTCTGTTcagtgcccagcacaaggggGGTCCTGATATTGGTCAGGGTCTGTGCTTCACCTGGCAcgatgggaccctgatctcggttgggacCTGGcacggggggtggagggagggttaGTCGGAGTCTGTGCAGCGCCTGACACAAGGGGGGTCCCTGGTCTTGGTCGGGATCTGTGCAACACCCGGCACAAGGGGGGCCTTGATCTCACTTTAGGCTTCTAATGCTAGCACAATAAACAAAAGCATATTAGCAAGACAAggcgggggagggaatatcttttattggaccagtctctgctggggagagagaccagcCTTCAGCTCTGCAGGGCTCTTCGTGTCTCAGGAAGAAAAGCTCGGTGCAGCccgacagcttgtctctctcgcccacagaagctggtccaatactCAACTGAAAAGAGTGTCATATGATGGGAAGCATGGGTTAATGTTAATAACAGGCTAGGCTACCAGCGTAGACTTCAGTGCCAAAATGGCTCACCCGGAGCGaggatgcagctgcctctggggtggggcaggtgggtAACAGTTGCATAGCTATGCTGCATGCAGCTGGCTTGCCTGGTGATgcgatgcagccacctctgggacagGACAGCTAGGGGAACAGACAGACAGCGACGGCACACAACAACGGCTtgcccggtgctgagatgcagccgcctctggggtggggcagtttGGTAACGGCCACTCAGCAAAGCTGCACAGGGGGGGCTTACTCGGCCCTgcgatgcagctgcctctggggtggggcagctggggagagctgcCTACCAGCATTGGAGGGCACAGACAAGGGCAGTGCAGGGGAGAAGCAGGTTAGCCAGGGAGCCCTGAATAGCACAGTGATCGTCAGTGGGGTATGGTGCTGCCCCCCCTAAATTTCCCATCatgccagccccagctccccacccctctccccagtgccTGTCACCCCAGCCTGGATCTGCCCCTCTCAGCCCACCCCCCAAGTTGCCCTGCCCCCTAGAATACCGTCTCTGGTGGGTCCAGTGAAGCGCAGGGCTCCTGTCTCGGGATCCAGCACTCGTTCACCGGCTAGAGGCCGAGCTGCCCAGATCTGCCTTCGCCCCCCTGTCTCAGCCCCAATTTAACCAGCAAGGTGCCGCCCTCTAGATCAACATTCGAGGGAGCCAGCTGGGCAGCTGTcacctgccactcccccatcgagACAATGGGCCATTGAGGATCActgggccgggggcggggagcatTTTGGGTGCTGTGAGAGGTTCAGGGGGTGGGTGCCATGATGGGCTGTAGATGTGTGGAGAGGCCGCGGGGTGAGGGCGGCTGGGGATTATAGGGTGCCATGGGGAGTGCCTGCAGAGGGGGTacccctgcctctctccctcctccactgaCCCTATGGGgtcccctttccccttccccgcagtcccagcctccccccgcaGCCACACTCCCAGCTTCCTTTGCACTTTCACAGAGTGGAGGCCAGAAGATCTGAGAGATTGGTGCCATGATGGACTGTAGACACGtggagcagggtgagggcagCTGGGCATTATGGGGTGTCAGGGGGAGCACTGGAGAacctctgcctctctccttccccaggagcagggaaCAGGACCCAGGTGCCACCCATCCCCGGGGCCCTTGCCATGGCAGGGAATGAGGTGAGATATGCCCCGATGATCCCAACAGGtgccagctgcagagggaggagaaaagctCCCATGGTCCCTGTCAGTCTGAGTGAGGCGGGGACAGGGgtaaattccttcccagccccataTCCGGCAACCCTGCCCTACCATCCGGGCAGCCAGAATGGGGATTTTCTGGTCCAGCTCAGAGCACGGGCCCAGCCAGTGTCTATTCTCCAGCTGTGGCtgatctctgatgcttcagaggaattgGTGGAGGAGGGGACCCAGATACTTCTGGTCAATTGTGCACGGATGGGGGgcggaaggggggggggattcctccctgacccctgcaggtgaccagctgaagcATGAGATTGGACAATGGTCATTGTCTTAGTGCAGAGCTGTGTTATGAGCGTGTAGCAATGCAGAGGGCCTTTAGCcggtcagtcccagtctcctccccagctcccagtcccagtctcgctgcccagccagccccagccttccCTCTCCAACTCTCATTCGCCATTTCTCTCCTGCCCCAATCTCTCCAGCCTCCTTGTCCCCATTTATTCCAGTCTTTTGGGGAAAGTTTGCCAAAGTTCCAGGCAACTGGAAACAGGGTCTTGTAACGTGACGctttgggcaaccttaataacaggCAGTGCAACCAGGTCTGCTTATAATGTCGTGACGGCTCACctagcactgagatgcagccacctctggggtgagacaGCTGTGAAGTAGCTGCTCAGTGATGCCGCCCGGGGATGGCTCACCTGGCattgagatgcagccacctctggggttggGCAGCTGGGTAACAGCTGGGTAACAGTTGGACAGAGACGTTGCCCAGGGATGGCTCGCCTgatgctgagatgcagccacctctgggatggggcagctgggaatggccacacagcactgctgtggggTGTAGAGGAGAGCAGTGGGCGGTAAACTTTGGGGAGAGGATGGTTAACAAGGAGCCCTGGGTAGCAAGGTCCTTAGTAGTGGGGTACATTCCCTGggaccccaacccctgctccccatccctcgTCCCAGCCAGCTTCTCCCTGCAGGGACTTTCAGCCCACCTAGCTCTCCTGCCCCTAGATTACCTGAATCCAGTGGGTCCAGCAAAGAGCAGGGCTCTGTCCACATTCACTGCTCAGAGGCTGAGCGCAGCCCAGAGCTGCCTTCGTCCCCCCTCATCTGCCAGCTGCCGCCCTGCCAGACCCAGCATCTGGCAGCCGGCTGGGCAGCTGGGGTGAGGCTTTTTCACCCGCCACTTCCCGACTGAGACAATGGGGCCTTGAGGAACACTGggcctgcagggggaggggttggtttGACGAGGGAGGATGGTGGGCGTGAGGTGCCGGGGTAAtgaggtgctgtgggggagggtggtgCCAGACCTGGTGCCGACCCTCCCCGGAGCGCAGCAGTTCATTGCACGTCCCAGACCTGGAGGCGGAGCTGGCTGGTCTCCCCCACCCATAGGGGCCCCAGGCCTGGGCGAATGCCCCAAGCTGGGTTGTTGGCGTTCCACACGGTTTCCTTCTGAGGCTCCTGGCCCTGGAAGGAGACCTTTGATGTAGGcatcagtggggctggagcagtcgcCCCACAGGCTGCTGGCCCACTCCACCGTCACCGCCAgcttcccctggccctgcccccatgagCAGCGCATGGTGTTGATGGAGCCGTCCCCGGGGCAGACACAGCAGTAGAAGTCGTGGGCGCTGCACTGGGTCCCCGGGGGGCAGCAGTGGgtgcaattcatagaatcatagaagatcagggttggaagggacctcaggaggtatttagtccaaccccctgctcaaagcaggaccaacctccaactaaatcatccaagccagggctttgtcaagcctgaccttagaaacctctaaggaaccagattccaccacctccctaggtaacgcattccagtgcttcaccaccctcctagtgaaaaagcttttcctaatatccaacctaaacctcccccactgcaacttgagaccattactccttgttctgtcgtctagtaccactgacaacagcctagatccatcctctttggaaccccccttcaggtagttgaaagcagctatcaaatcccccccccccattcttctcttctgcagactaaataatcccagttccctcagcttctcttcataagtcatgtgctccagccccctaatcatttttgttgccctccgctggatgttttccaatttttccacatccttcttgtagtgtggggcccaaaactggacacagtactccagatgaggccttaccaatgtcgaatagaggggaatgatcatgttccttgatctgctggcaatgcttctacttatacagctcaaaatgccgttagccttcttggcaacaagggcacactgttgactcatatccagcttctcgtccactgtaacccctaggtccttttctgcagaactgctgccgagccactcggtccctagtctgtagtggtgcatgggattcctccatcctaagtgcaggactctgcacttgtccttgttgaacctcatcagatttcttttggcccaatcctctagtttgtctgggtccctctgtatcctatccctaccttccagcgtatctaccactcctcccagtttagtgtcatctgcaaacttgctgagggtgcaatccacgccttccaccagatcattaatgaaaatattgaacaaaaccagccccacgactgacccttggggcactccacttgataccggctgccaactagacatggagccgttgatccctactcattgagcctgacgatctagccagctgtctatcaaccttatagtccattcatccagcctatacgtctttaacttgctggcaagaatactgtgggagaccgtatcaataGCTTTTCtcaagtcaaggaataacaagtccactgctttcccctcatccacagaggcagttatctagtcacagaaggcaattaggttagtcaggcctCCACAGGGCCCTCTCAGTGACATACTCGCTCACCGCCCACCTCAGTGCTTCCTGCTTGGGGTTGTCCTGCCCCAGCAAGGTGTGGATGGGGCACAGTGAGTAGGACACCAGGCCATGGCTGGCTTTGAGGCTCTCCAGACCTTGCCGTTCTGCCCCTCAGAGAACATCAGGTCAGAGTGGCTGTGCCTGTCTGACACCTCAGTGTGGTGCTCGCTGTAGGTCTTGTGGAAGCTCTGCTTGAAGTTCTGCTTCTTCTTCTGCTCCTCACACTGGCTGAAGGCCGCCTGGGCCCTGCCCTTCCCGGCCCCGATGCTGACAGGGGCCTCCAGGCTCAGACAGTCCTTGACCTCGTCAGCTGTCACCCAGTCCAGCGCTGCCTCACAGACCCTCACAGCCGTCACGTCCTGCACCCggccccccagctgcagctgggacacACAGTGGGTGCCGTAGGTGTTGATCAGCTGACGGTACTCGAGGCGCGAGCTGCGGGTGTAATCCTCCGGGAGGTCCCTCAAGGCCTGGGTGAAATGGGTGGTGAGCGGAGGATTATGGGTAACCCAGAACCTGGGAGAGAGAAATGACCACTATGTGACGTACCGTTGGACATTGGCAACTTGTAGGGGTAGAGCTCAGTGTTATAAATCCACAGACTCTAAGTACAGAAGGGACGATtctggtcatctagtctgacctcctggataacacaggccagagacctgccctgaattaattcctgttcaAACTAGAGCAGGTCttctaaggaaaaaaataaaaaccactccAGATTTACAAATTGTCCATGAAGGAGAATCCACTacggcccttggtaaattgctccagtggttaatcacaCTCTCTGTTAAAGATTGTGTCCTTACTTCCTGTCTGAATTGggctagcttcaatttccagccatcaGATCTTCtgagacctttgtctgctagattgcaGAGGCCATGATTAAAAGCATGTTACCTGTGCAGACTGCATAATTTATTCTGATAACGTGAAGCCACAACAAACCTGCCTGCGCCTTTACGGAATTGAAGAGGTACTCATAATTCTTATTATACACAATCTTTGGAGAATATAATAACTTACAGGCATGCGACCTATTGCTGATTTCATCATGTGAAAGATTTCAGCTAGCTAAGGTATTTCCTAGGAGGAATTCTGTCTTCTGTCACGGCAATAGGCCTCAGATGTGAGAGGAGATAACACTATTGGCTATAAAAATGTTTACATGATAATGTGTATGTCCTTTAATCTTCTGTACTATTTCCTTATATGCTATGATTTGAGAGAGATACATGTGTCCTTGGGATTGATGCTTTGTAGCAAATGTGTGACAGAAGGCTTTAATTGCAAGGTGTCGAAGGTATCCGTGGGCAATTGTAAATCTACAAACCTTTTTCATCAAAAGATAAAGAGATCAGCAAGATTGTCTTATCAAAGACAAACAAGCATGCCACTGTATTACCAAGATTCAAGCATGAGGTCATAAAAGCTATAATTCctatttaaatattattaaattatttcctTGTAGAAGCTTTCTGAGCTCTTCATTCTTTCAACTTTAAGCTGACCTCTGGTGGCTGGAAACAGACACCCCAACTTTCTGAGTTCCCAGGGGGTGCTTGACCTCTGCTcggccccagcccccgcccccagctcttcCCATCCCCGTCTTGCCCCTTCTTGTCCCattcctcccccgcctctttctgccccctccgctcctccccagtgcctcctgcttgCCCCGCACTGGTACTGCAAGGGTTAACTCTATTCTTTGGGCCgaggaggccacgccccctcgGCCTTGCTGGGCATGTTCCGGGTGGTGActaggtataaaagggagcagcttgGCTCATTCAGGGCTGACCACTGAAGATGGAGGGTGCACTCCGTGAGCTCCAGCccgggagctgctgaagccccagGTGGCAGAAACCAGAGATGCCGAGATCCAG
This window encodes:
- the LOC102935655 gene encoding perforin-1; this translates as MPKPSACTLLLLLFLLPVVSPECQTGTAAACMNATFVPGHSLVGEGIDVTTLGRTGAHVLDTSQWRGPNGTCTLCRNPLQGGQWQRLPLAAVDWRVRVSCQRKLSSSVQQSAMGMMESAASVVQNDWKVGLKVPVVPKVNVQVGLAGSRSKLAEFVTQKSRKDKYTFVSHEVSCPYYRFGISGKPPLTGHFVLAVKNLPSLYNKASQLEYHHLIHTYGTHYVTQASLGGRVRDVTAVQVCQAALDGLTVNEIKDCLSMEVAVNTGVGSDQSIFNNCKENKRVKFQQSFHKTYRERYAEEEGGQNTDDLFFSKNYVGVFSDWVKTLKSLPGLLTYSLRPIHTLLGQDDPKREALGQAVSEYIRERALRVDCTKSCPAGTRCSVLDPCSCVCPGNSSTNTMCCSRERGLARLTVTVEWASDLRGDTLTATDAYVKIFFDRRESRTVTIWNRKSPVWNSHMDFGSVRVTDASQLRVEVWDEDNGWDDDLLGACNIPLKSGGPHHRECYLKRGHLRFHYSLPCGPNLRGQRCSEYVPQPPQHSIAKGKGPFW